The Nerophis ophidion isolate RoL-2023_Sa linkage group LG09, RoL_Noph_v1.0, whole genome shotgun sequence genome contains a region encoding:
- the LOC133559573 gene encoding elongation of very long chain fatty acids protein 6-like, producing the protein MSSYGASLMTGNMAAGKHAAMLTEFEFERRFDPSEVSRWMQDNWGMSFAICASYLALVFGGQHYMRPRPKMNLRMPMTVWSLALAIFSIIGAVRTGSFMLHIINNGGIRRSVCDLIFYDGPVTKFWAYAFMVSKVPELGDTLFIVLRKQRLLFLHWYHHITVLLFTWFSYKDMVAGFGWCMTMNYMVHALMYSYFTARAAGLRVPRTLAMVVTCAQLAQMVVGVVLTGVVYSWTQQGDCPSNMVNITCGGLMYFTYLLLFLNFFYNAYLQPSRSAKAK; encoded by the exons ATGAGCTCATACGGCGCCTCACTTATGACAGGCAACATGGCGGCCGGCAAGCACGCGGCGATGCTGACAGAGTTTGAGTTTGAGAGACGCTTCGACCCAAGTGAAGTCTCTCGCTGGATGCAGGACAACTG GGGCATGTCGTTCGCGATCTGCGCCTCGTACCTCGCCCTGGTGTTTGGAGGTCAGCACTACATGAGGCCCCGCCCGAAAATGAACCTGAGGATGCCGATGACCGTCTGGTCGCTCGCCCTAGCCATCTTCAG CATCATAGGCGCCGTGCGTACGGGGTCTTTCATGCTTCACATCATCAACAACGGTGGTATCCGGCGGTCCGTGTGTGACCTAATCTTTTATGATGGACCCGTCACTAAGTTCTGGGCCTACGCCTTCATGGTGAGCAAGGTGCCAGAGCTGG gaGACACACTCTTCATCGTGCTGAGGAAGCAGCGCCTCCTCTTCCTGCACTGGTACCACCACATCACGGTGCTGCTCTTCACCTGGTTCTCCTACAAAGACATGGTGGCGGGCTTCGGGTGGTGCATGACCATGAACTACATGGTGCACGCGCTCATGTACAGCTACTTCACCGCGCGCGCCGCCGGACTGCGCGTGCCCCGCACCCTGGCCATGGTCGTCACGTGCGCCCAGCTGGCACAGATGGTGGTGGGCGTGGTGTTGACCGGGGTGGTGTACAGCTGGACGCAACAAGGCGACTGCCCCTCCAACATGGTCAACATCACCTGCGGGGGACTCATGTACTTCACCTACCTGCTCCTCTTCCTCAACTTCTTCTACAACGCGTACCTGCAGCCCAGCAGGAGCGCCAAGGCCAAATAG